The region CAAAAACGAGCATAGCACCGATCACATCATCAATGATAGCAACGACACCGGGAGTAGCCACTGTCATGGCTCCCAGTCCAGAGACCGACGTAGCGAGTACTGTGTCTGCGACTTCTGTCCTCGACTCCAGCACAACGGCTTCGCAGTCTTCAACGCATTCTCCAAAAATCTCGCCAAGTTCGATCAAATCAGCACCCTCATCCGCTGCCGGCTCTGCATCTGCCCCTCAACTCGTATCCACGATGACTATAGAGGACAGCCTTGTTGGACGAAGCGGATATATCGGTTTACGTGACGAGGCCTTTGACGTAAATTTGATACTCAATAGAGCACAGGAAGCGATCGTAGCAGGAGAGCCTAGCATCGCATATGCTAATGAAGATGGAAAACGCGAAGACGAATATACCACCACTACAATAACAACTACGCTGACGACAACGATAACGAGTACATTACACACCTCCGGATTGGCAGCAGCGGGCGTGGAAAGCTTTGTCCCGTCCGTGCAGCCAGCGAGTGATGAGTCAGAACAAGAGTCAAACAACGTGAGTCCTACGAATGAGTCTCCAACATCGCCCAGGGATCAAAGCACCTCAGATACAGGAGTTTCACAATCAGCCGCGCAAGTTGGGTTTAATCCTCTGGAATCGACATATGCCACGCTATCGCAGACCCCGGACCCAACACCAACACGTCCTCCGAACACGACCCAAACAGCTCAATCTCGAAACACGGACGCCTCTGTCTTATCCGCATCGTCAAGCGCTGCGGGAGCGCGACTGGGTGTCCCGTCATGGGATAAATTCCAGCGTCTGCGACAATTTTTGCTTTTCAACCCAATCGGCGAGGGGAACCGACATATTCTACCATCTATCACGCCAATGCCAACTGTGACCGGGAACGATGAGACAAAGAGCGGAGCAGAAGAGACTAGTACCACACCCCTGAGTACGTCAAATGACAATGCTGCAGCCCGTAGAGGGCTTGACCTTCCACCCATTGGAGATCTACTGTCGAAAGCACTTGATTTGACGACAAAGGTACACCTATCTACAATGATTGACTTCAAAAGTAAGGGAAGTGCCACAAGAACGCCTCTCCACACACCAAGCAGCAATGCCGCAGCCCCACGCCACGCAGCACCATGGAGACGAGTCACCTTTATGCCCACTAACCCTCATCGGCGTCACCAAGCCACACAAACATCATCCACTTCACTTCCATACATTCCGAAACAGACTTCTGCACCCACATATCCCCATGTACGCCGTCAAAGCCCATCTGCGTCTCTTTTGCCTGATTCTGAAGGAAGAAAACTCACTTTCTGGGAAGCTTTCTCGCAGCTGCGTCTTCAGGCCGTGCAGATGTGTTTTGACGTCAAGACGTACCAGGATAGTACTCTTACGCCGATGCCGGCACAGAAAGACCTGCAGATGGGCAAGTCATTAGATGAGATAATTTGCAGTACGCTGGATGGTAGTTTCCCGCCTGTGACTCAGGGCGGGAAGTGCGACACGAAGAGTGAGTGGGAGAGTTTGGAGACTAAGGTGGGGGAAGTGTGTAATTTGCAGAAGATGGGGGGAGAAGTTGGTGCAGGATTTGGAGAAGCTTTGTGGGGTTAAGGATGTTTACGCTGGCAATCTGGATACGTGTGGAAGTGAGGCATCTGGTATGGGAAGTGCAATGGCTGGATGGGCGAGCAATTTGACTGCGAACTCGAGCGGATCACCAGCAGCGGACTCTGTCACAGGCTCGTCTGCGCTCAGCAACGCGACAAATTCCGAGTCGCTGTCGATTACTCTTCAACAGCATGGTATCACGAGTCCGACTCCCGATTCTACTGCCCCCTCCACTGCTTTTGCCTCTACCCCTCCGCTTCCAACATCGACAAACGCCCTTTCCCCAACACTCTCAACACCCCCCAAAACGACCGTTGCAGCATGCCCTGCAGTACCAGAAACACCCCTACCATCATCTTGCATCGGCAAACTACCATCCCACCACAAATTTACCCCACCGCCAGACTGGACCATCCCAATGCTAACCTACAGCACTCAAGCCGCCAACTACACCAGTCTACGTACTATACCAGCCAATGCTGTTGCAACTCCCCCCATCTACACCGGACCCCAACTATCCCGCAACTGGCCCGTATCCTACGCCTTCCCCATCCCAACCGGCTATGTCGCCCCCAACATTGTACCCGCCTCTCCCCAAATCGGTCAACTAACCTACTTCAACCCCGGCCTCGGCGCATGTGCCGAACCCAACATGGCCTCCAATGAACTAGCAGTCGCTATAAGTTGGGAGTTATTCGACATGGGTCGCGAAATTGGAGAATCGAGTTTTGCAAAAGATTGGTTCACCGCGGGTAGGGTAGGATCTAACGGGATTGATAGTGCGGGTAGTGCGTTGTGTAATCAGGGCATTAAGGCGTGGATTGGGGATTCGGGTGGGGGGAAGGCGGTAGAGATGGAGTTTGTGGTCAGGGATCGGTGCGAGGGGTGTAATGTTAGTGATATTGATATTCAGCCGGATGTTTTTGATAAGTATTGGGGGACGAGGGAGAGGGGGGAGGGTAATGGTTACTTGGGAGTGGATGAGGGAGGCGCCTACGGATGTGCCGAAGTAGGTGGTTTGGTGGTTCTCTTTTCTTAGCTGATGTTTGTTGTAGTGTTTGCGATGTTCTGGTTCTATATATGAGTGTATTTTGAAATATGTGCTGTTTGTATGGGTTATATATCACAAGTCATCTCTTTGCATCCAGAACATGGCTTGAATAGCATACGTTTGGTTCAGCTTAGTTCCAGTGCCTTTCAATGTTCTCTTTCGGCAGGAAATCCCCATCCTTCTTAGCCTGGTATATAATCAGCGGCCCGCCTTGTTGATCACACAAGAGCAGGGCGGCCCCTCCCTCCGTGCTTTTGACCGCTATCTTCAGCGCCTCAAGTAAGCTCACCATCTTGCACAACGATTCCTGATGAGTAGTTATGTTCTTCAATTTGCCCCCGACATTGAAACCTTTCATAAAGTAGGGTATTCGACCGAACTACAGTTGCGGTAATTGGTGAACGGGCTTAAGGCCTTGCCCCTATTTCATTTCGAAAAGCTGAGAGGCGCGGACCTGTTAGCCTTCTTTCACGACTTTTACGTCATGGTTGCTTTTTGACGATGCAATACCGTCTGCGATGTCGCCAGCTGTTCTTTCAATGGCGTCTTTCTCGTCAAGATAAGTCTCGGTCTCGGTTTGAACAACACAATCCAACGGTCCAATATGATACCTGATAACCCTAcgatgacgaagaagatTGTCATTATTGTTGAAGTTGTTTAGGCAAGCCCGTTTGAAACAATGTCCATAGCCCGTGTAACCATGGTAGATGTTTGGCGTACATTGGATGCTTGTACCCGGAATAAGTTGAAGGCGTGATGCGCTTGGTTTGATGGTGAGATGGCTGTGGTAATGGTGATAGCAGCATTGCCGGGTCGTCAGACTAATCGGGTGGCAGCACAAGGCATCCCGGCCATTCGTAGTGAGTAGGCTGAGATGGTGAGTTTTGTGAATTGGTGGTTGCAAAGGTTGGTGGCTCACGTGCCCATGCGACGATGATTGGCGGCATTACGCGTCATGGCTCGGAAGCATAACTAACTACTGTAGTTGTGTAGACGCTTTGCCGTCAACGAGCACACCACCATGCTTACGACTTGGCGCCATACTCTTCTGCTTCGCACCTTCGCTATTTATTTTTAATGTATATTTGATCCTGCCTTCACTTGTCCACCTCCAGACCCGCAACATCGCATGCCCGGCAAACCTCGTGGCCGTGGCGTTGAACGCCTGCAGACGTCATGTCTACCGTCTTTTCTTCCCTCGTCCGACCGCCCAAAATCAGAAGTCCATCGACGAATACTCAGGAAGCAACGAGCTCGCTAGCTTCGATTAGTAACTATGGCGTCGAAGAGCCCGATCTGCGCGATCTCAACGCCGCACTCCAGGCATTGACGGACATTTTCCCCAACATACAACCCGAAGTCTTTAGAGAGATGCTGTCGACATTTAGCGAGGAGAGCAGGCTACAAGTGGTGACGGAGACGCTGTTGAAGCATGGAAACAAATATGTACGGGGAAGGTACAGGATGCCGGCAGAGCAGGAGGAGCAACGCGACACAGCGCACAAGTACAAGTACCGAAAGGAAGACGCGCCGAGGGACACAAGAGGTGCGCCGCTTGCCTTGGAGGATAAGTTCCGGTCGCGGCGGTACAAGGAGGCTGCAAAAGAGGCGCTATACCAGGAATTCAAAGGCCTCAGCCACTCTACCATCAAGGCAGTGTTGGCTGAGTATAATTGGAGTTATTCACACGCCCGACCGACGCTGCTGGTTCTGTCAAGCAGAAGTTGGAGGTCCAGCATCACAAACTTTCTGATGCGACGGAAGGCGCCTACAGCGAGCGATCACCCCCTCATCATCTGGACGCCTGCCGACGAGAGGCTGAACCGCCCACCTATGCCACTTTTGGTCAAGACGAAGAGCGATGAGCTGAATCAGGAGCTTTACAATGCCCTCATAGTGCCCGAACACGAAAAATACAGAAAAGAGCAATTACGGCAAGACTTTGACTTGGCCATGCAGTGGAACGAAGAGGAGGCTGAGCGGGAAGGCGAAATGTACGACTGCGAGTGCTGCTTTATACCGAACACCCTGCAGCAAATGTCAGCATGCGATATGGACGCCCACTACATTTGCTTCCGCTGCATACGACACGCCATCAACGCAGCACTTTACGACCAGGGATGGGCACGCAACATCAACCCCGATCTCTGCACCTTGAAATGCATAGCGCCGATGACAGATGGTCGCGATGAGTGCCAGGGATGCATTCCACTCGACTTTGTCAGACGTGCTCTTTTGGAAGAACAGGATGGGAAAGACAACTTTGCGAAGCTCCACGAACGCTTTGCTGCTGACGCACTTAACAAATCGCAGCTGCCTCTCATACAATGTCCATTCTGCCCTTATGCCGAGTTGGATGACCTCGCGCTTCCTGATGCGAACCTGGTCGTCAACTTACGCTTCAAACCTTGGTCCACTCTGGTCGCTTCGCTAGCTTCGGTGCCTCTACTCGAATTCTTGTTCTTCAAACTTACGCAGGCCATTATTTTTCTCCTTGTTTTCTTCTACACTTTTGTCGCCGTCACATTCAGCCTCCCTGTAATCGCACCTTTCCGAACCGCGCTCCGTCGCGTCCACCTCAAACGCCGCGGTCTACGCTTCCAATGTCTCTCACCAACCTGCCGTCGCACATCCTGTCTCTCCTGTTCCCTACCATGGCATGACCCCCATACCTGTTTCTCCAGCCAACTCACCTCTCTCCGCCTCACCCTCGAGCGCGCAACCACCGACGCCGTAAAACGCACTTGTCCGCAATGTAACCTCGGCTTCGTCAAATCTGAAGGCTGTAACAAGCTCGTTTGCTTATGTGGGTACAGTATGTGCTACATCTGCCGCCAAGGTCTAGCGAAGGAAGGCTACCAGCACTTCTGCGGCCATTTCCGAGAGAGACCAGGCCAACCGTGTGGTGAATGCAACAAGTGTGATTTGTACCGCGTGGAAGATGAGGAGAGGGTTGTCAAGAGGGCAAAGGAAAGGGCCGAGGCTGAATGGTGGGAGGCCCAGGGTGAGGTCGCCAAGGAGGGACTACAGAAGGAGGTTGGCAAGGAAGACGCTGTTGTGGGCAAGGGCGTGTTGGGCCTGAAGAGGAGCGCTTGGGAAGCGTGGATTGAGAGCGTTTTGGATTCCGTACTTGTTTGATGTCGGAGCGCGATTGGCGTTGTGGGGATGGCAGAACTTGAAGATTTGATACCCAAATTATCAGTAAAACTTTTTACAGTGCGGGGTAGGACTTACCGTATATGCTAGTCATTGAGTGTTTTcgttgctctctctctctctctgtctctctttctttcttGTTTAGTTATGGTGAGGGAGTTGGGGACGTTTTTTTTTTCGTGGCTATCATATCCCATGTAGGTTTTCTGTCCGTCTCTTATGTATTTCCATATCACACCACGAGGGGGTCATGGTGTTGGTTCCCAACGTTTTCAAATAGTTAATTTCACAATAGCATACAGCAACATCCACTTCAGCTAACCAACTTTTTATCAAATCTCGTGCCCACAACATATCAAGATCCATCGCTTTTTTTTGGTAATCACAGAAGAGACATTTTGCGGCTATTCACGTGTTTTCATACGAAAAGAGAAGCGCCATCTGTCCATCGATTTTGCTTTCTTACAATCCTCCATCTCCCAGTATGATCCGTCTTTTGAATAAAAGAAGAGAAACAGTATAGCCCTGACATACAGCTTTTATACACATTTACCCAACTAGCGGGCAGGCCCAGCAGGTATTAATAGACTCTCCAATTTTATACTAATAACATGTCAGACTTAGAGGCAGATTTTGAAAGCCCAAGAAACATAAGAATCCAGCTAGGATGATTTTGGTAATATACTAGTGTTTAAGTAGCTAGGTAGGCAGAAAAGGACGAAACCATCACGAGTGTGAAGGATATTTTTGAGGGCTGGGCAGGAAGAAGACATGATCAAAACCCGGGTTGGATTTATTTTGCTTCTCTGACTTTAGGGACAGAGGAGCCGGAGAAAAGACATGTTAGTGTCGAACATCTTTTTAAGAGAGAAGGCGGGAACAGAGACATCGTGACGTCTGAGCATAATTTAAGATCTGCTTCTATAGTTTGGAGAAGCAGAGAGAAGGAACATGGCGTGATATCAATGTATTTTGTAGGATTTTCAAAGGTGGGAGAAACAGAGACACTCATCCGGTCTATTTGGATAGGTTTATGCAATGTCTCAGAGGAGAAGAACACCATGTCTTTTTCGGTGTTACATTTATAGAAGAGAAAGGACCGGGAACTTCGAACGAACGTACATGAATTTTGACAGAAAAGGTGGGAAGAACAGAGACATCTACGTATACAGCCCAGATTTTGATTTAGGCAATGTCTCAGAAGAGAAGAACACCATGTTATTTCCAGTGAGTAACTTTTTAGAAAAAGACAGGACCAGGAACATCGCGCCAAGAGACTTGATTTTTGGTAATTTCGAACATAGTGGTGGGTAGAAGGAAGAACGTAGAAATTTCAGAAAGAAGGAAAGACCATGAAGGTTAAGCCAGGCCATTTTCAGAAGAGACAGGACTGGAAACATATCCTGTTTGGATGCTTGTTTTAAAAAATTTGACTGAAGTAGTAGATAGAAGAAAGAGACTGGAAGGGAGAAAGAAGGGACTTTTATATTGGATTGTGGGGCGGTGGCAACGAGAGAGCTACAGAGTAGCGTGTTCGGTGGTGGAATAGACCCATAAGAGGTGTTGGATTTCTGTTTCAATTCATTTATGAGGTCCGTTTTTCTCTGGACAGACAGACATGGGCTTGATCTT is a window of Pyrenophora tritici-repentis strain M4 chromosome 2, whole genome shotgun sequence DNA encoding:
- a CDS encoding putative ring finger protein; translation: MSTVFSSLVRPPKIRSPSTNTQEATSSLASISNYGVEEPDLRDLNAALQALTDIFPNIQPEVFREMLSTFSEESRLQVVTETLLKHGNKYVRGRYRMPAEQEEQRDTAHKYKYRKEDAPRDTRGAPLALEDKFRSRRYKEAAKEALYQEFKGLSHSTIKAVLAEYNWSYSHARPTLLVLSSRSWRSSITNFLMRRKAPTASDHPLIIWTPADERLNRPPMPLLVKTKSDELNQELYNALIVPEHEKYRKEQLRQDFDLAMQWNEEEAEREGEMYDCECCFIPNTLQQMSACDMDAHYICFRCIRHAINAALYDQGWARNINPDLCTLKCIAPMTDGRDECQGCIPLDFVRRALLEEQDGKDNFAKLHERFAADALNKSQLPLIQCPFCPYAELDDLALPDANLVVNLRFKPWSTLVASLASVPLLEFLFFKLTQAIIFLLVFFYTFVAVTFSLPVIAPFRTALRRVHLKRRGLRFQCLSPTCRRTSCLSCSLPWHDPHTCFSSQLTSLRLTLERATTDAVKRTCPQCNLGFVKSEGCNKLVCLCGYSMCYICRQGLAKEGYQHFCGHFRERPGQPCGECNKCDLYRVEDEERVVKRAKERAEAEWWEAQGEVAKEGLQKEVGKEDAVVGKGVLGLKRSAWEAWIESVLDSVLV